From the SAR202 cluster bacterium genome, one window contains:
- the rpsK gene encoding 30S ribosomal protein S11 has product MTQSRQRPRRRDRKSVPKGNAYISSTFNNTIITLTDLEGNAIASGSAGMVGFKGARKSTAFAAQRAAEAVAKRGMEHGLREIDVMVKGPGAGREAAIRAIQSSGIAVNSIRDVTPVPHNGCRPPKKRRV; this is encoded by the coding sequence ATGACACAATCTCGTCAGAGGCCTAGAAGAAGAGATAGAAAATCTGTACCAAAAGGTAATGCTTATATATCCTCAACCTTTAATAATACCATCATTACACTGACTGATTTAGAAGGTAATGCTATAGCATCTGGAAGTGCTGGAATGGTTGGATTTAAGGGAGCAAGGAAAAGTACTGCATTTGCTGCCCAGAGAGCAGCGGAAGCGGTTGCTAAAAGAGGAATGGAGCATGGTTTAAGAGAAATTGATGTTATGGTTAAAGGCCCTGGTGCTGGACGAGAAGCTGCAATACGAGCTATACAATCCTCAGGTATAGCTGTGAACAGTATTCGTGATGTTACCCCAGTTCCGCATAATGGATGCAGACCTCCAAAAAAGAGGAGAGTATAA
- the rpsD gene encoding 30S ribosomal protein S4 has translation MARYTGPKNKKNRRFGLPLKNGKPDTKRTGTGRGRRLSDYGLQLREKQKAKYLYGILERQFRNYYLKASNLEGVTGDRLLQLLENRLDNVVYRLGFAKTRPQARQYVSHGHIQVNSKKVNIPSYQLKTGDQITWKESSQSSDIVKNASDNAGFESVVPTWLNVDSSRLSGEVLSEPTLSDVELIIDTRLIVEFYSR, from the coding sequence ATGGCAAGATATACTGGCCCAAAAAATAAAAAAAATAGAAGATTTGGATTACCTTTAAAAAATGGGAAACCTGATACCAAGAGGACAGGTACTGGAAGAGGGAGACGTTTATCAGATTATGGACTTCAGTTGAGAGAAAAACAGAAGGCTAAATATCTCTATGGGATTTTAGAAAGACAGTTCCGTAATTACTATTTGAAGGCTTCAAATCTTGAAGGTGTTACTGGAGATAGGTTACTTCAACTACTCGAAAATCGCTTGGATAACGTTGTGTATAGACTTGGTTTTGCAAAAACAAGACCACAAGCCCGTCAGTACGTTAGCCATGGCCACATTCAAGTAAATTCTAAGAAGGTTAATATCCCTTCTTATCAACTTAAAACTGGTGATCAAATTACATGGAAAGAAAGTTCTCAATCATCTGACATTGTGAAAAATGCCTCAGATAACGCTGGGTTTGAGTCAGTAGTCCCTACATGGCTAAATGTCGATTCAAGTCGGCTTTCTGGTGAAGTATTATCCGAGCCAACGCTTAGTGATGTTGAATTAATTATTGATACTAGATTAATTGTTGAGTTTTATTCAAGATAA
- a CDS encoding DNA-directed RNA polymerase subunit alpha, whose amino-acid sequence MAMMPSTEEELNDSMAVIPVLLVEEEDERYGRFSLGPLDRGYGMTLGNPLRRVLLGSIPGAAITWVKIDGVSHEYTSVPHVREEVFELLLKFKEIRIKALSDRPGKLRLDVSGEGVITAGDIMVPGDFEIVNPELYIATLDSPDAHLVIEFNVEKGSGYISANSNEGYPIGVLPVDSIYTPVSKVSYAVEPMRIGQVTDYEKLIVEIWTDGTIMPSESLIESGNLLVKSANLLTAIGTSIAEGGEEESSSSTNSSVPPEIYNSLVDGLGLSARTLNCLKRAKLNRVGEILEKDKSELMQIRNFGQKSMDELFDKLKELNLLPEENTENVESSDDEDAEE is encoded by the coding sequence ATGGCAATGATGCCATCAACAGAAGAAGAATTAAATGATTCTATGGCAGTAATACCAGTATTACTAGTCGAAGAAGAAGACGAAAGATATGGTCGTTTTTCTCTAGGTCCTTTAGATAGAGGTTACGGTATGACTTTAGGTAATCCACTAAGGAGGGTTTTACTTGGTTCAATACCTGGAGCTGCCATAACTTGGGTTAAAATAGATGGTGTTTCGCATGAATATACTTCTGTTCCCCATGTTCGTGAGGAAGTTTTTGAATTATTGCTTAAATTCAAAGAAATAAGGATAAAAGCACTCTCTGATCGCCCAGGAAAATTAAGGCTAGATGTTTCTGGAGAAGGAGTAATTACAGCCGGAGATATTATGGTTCCAGGCGACTTTGAAATTGTAAATCCGGAACTGTATATTGCAACACTAGATTCTCCAGATGCTCATTTAGTTATAGAATTTAATGTTGAAAAAGGATCAGGATATATTTCAGCAAATAGTAATGAAGGGTATCCTATAGGAGTTTTGCCCGTAGATTCTATTTATACCCCAGTATCAAAAGTTAGTTATGCAGTAGAACCAATGAGAATTGGTCAAGTTACAGATTATGAAAAGCTAATTGTTGAAATTTGGACAGATGGTACTATTATGCCATCTGAATCCCTCATCGAATCAGGTAATCTTCTAGTAAAAAGTGCAAATTTATTGACAGCAATAGGAACTAGTATTGCAGAAGGTGGGGAAGAAGAATCTTCCAGTAGTACAAATTCTTCAGTCCCTCCAGAGATTTATAATAGTCTTGTCGATGGATTAGGCTTATCAGCCAGAACTTTAAATTGTTTAAAAAGAGCTAAACTTAATCGAGTTGGAGAAATATTAGAAAAAGATAAATCTGAACTAATGCAAATTAGAAATTTTGGACAAAAATCTATGGATGAGCTCTTCGATAAATTAAAAGAACTTAATCTTCTTCCTGAAGAAAACACTGAAAATGTAGAATCTTCAGATGACGAAGATGCTGAAGAGTAA
- a CDS encoding 50S ribosomal protein L17, with translation MRHRIKGRHFNRPADQRKALYRSLVRSVIINERITTTEAKAKEAKALVEKLITYGKKGSLHDRRQAMSFLPDSRVVSKVFDDISPRYNERNGGYTRVLKIGNRKGDNAPMAILELV, from the coding sequence ATGAGACATAGAATAAAAGGAAGACATTTTAATAGACCTGCTGATCAAAGAAAGGCATTATATCGGTCTTTAGTACGATCTGTAATTATTAACGAAAGAATTACGACTACTGAAGCAAAAGCTAAAGAAGCAAAAGCTTTAGTTGAAAAATTGATTACCTATGGTAAAAAAGGTTCTTTACATGATAGAAGACAAGCAATGTCTTTTTTACCTGATAGTAGGGTTGTTTCGAAAGTATTTGATGATATTAGTCCTAGATATAATGAAAGAAATGGTGGTTACACCAGAGTACTTAAAATAGGAAATAGAAAAGGCGATAATGCCCCTATGGCCATATTGGAATTGGTGTAA
- the truA gene encoding tRNA pseudouridine(38-40) synthase TruA translates to MPLWPYWNWCKRIRMDRKIALLIEYDGTKYYGFQYQPNYPTIQGEIENALNNLNLSTERIEGAGRTDTGVHAKGQIASFVTNTNLNIKDIESGINHFLPSDIAVQKAYETPITFSPRRDAISRRYRYTFLNRPTRSPLSERYAYRVSKHINVDKMTKALFALKGTHDFVNLCGKYNGSTVRNIMDVSINIDDERLYIDLEANAFLPHQVRRTAGLLYQVGLNKFDSEEVEKLIDIDNQITRPNIPTLPACGLVLLKVKYKDMFEYDYY, encoded by the coding sequence ATGCCCCTATGGCCATATTGGAATTGGTGTAAAAGGATTAGAATGGATAGGAAAATCGCTTTACTAATTGAATATGATGGAACTAAGTATTATGGTTTTCAATATCAACCAAATTATCCCACAATACAAGGTGAAATTGAAAATGCATTGAATAACCTAAATCTTTCAACAGAACGAATAGAAGGTGCTGGAAGGACAGATACAGGTGTTCATGCAAAAGGACAGATAGCATCGTTTGTAACAAATACTAATCTAAATATTAAAGATATAGAATCAGGGATAAATCATTTTCTACCATCTGATATTGCAGTTCAGAAGGCTTACGAAACTCCAATAACCTTTAGTCCTAGAAGAGATGCTATTAGTAGAAGATATAGATATACATTTTTAAATAGGCCTACAAGATCTCCATTATCAGAAAGATATGCATATCGGGTATCCAAACATATAAATGTTGATAAAATGACAAAGGCATTGTTTGCGTTAAAAGGTACACACGATTTTGTAAATCTTTGTGGGAAATATAATGGTAGTACAGTTAGAAATATAATGGACGTGAGTATAAATATTGATGATGAAAGACTGTACATTGATTTAGAAGCAAATGCATTCTTACCTCATCAGGTAAGAAGGACAGCAGGTCTACTTTATCAGGTTGGTTTGAATAAGTTTGATTCAGAAGAAGTTGAAAAACTCATTGACATTGATAATCAGATTACTAGACCAAATATACCCACATTACCGGCATGTGGTTTAGTTCTATTAAAAGTTAAATACAAGGATATGTTTGAATATGACTATTATTAA
- the rplM gene encoding 50S ribosomal protein L13, producing the protein MTIIKRKKTYTAKSGSLDPNWHLIDATDQPLGRLASKVAVILQGKDKPTYTPNLLTGDFVVVINAKDIALTGNKIEDKVYYHHSGYPGGLKERPLSKLMETVPEKVIYNAVKGMLPKNAIGRQMFKRLKVYPSQEHPHNSQISNS; encoded by the coding sequence ATGACTATTATTAAAAGAAAAAAAACCTATACAGCTAAAAGTGGATCTTTAGACCCAAATTGGCATTTAATTGATGCAACAGATCAACCTTTGGGTAGATTGGCTTCTAAAGTTGCCGTAATACTTCAGGGCAAAGATAAGCCAACATACACACCTAATTTATTGACAGGAGACTTTGTAGTTGTTATAAATGCCAAAGATATTGCTCTTACAGGAAATAAAATTGAGGACAAAGTTTATTATCATCATTCTGGCTATCCTGGGGGTCTTAAAGAAAGACCTTTGTCCAAGTTAATGGAAACGGTTCCAGAAAAAGTTATATACAATGCAGTAAAAGGAATGTTACCGAAGAATGCAATAGGTAGACAAATGTTTAAACGATTAAAAGTTTATCCTTCTCAAGAACATCCACATAATTCACAAATTTCAAACAGTTAG
- the rpsI gene encoding 30S ribosomal protein S9, with the protein MANEQYYHGVGKRKTSIAQVRLYKEPGSVVVNGKPFTEAFGWDTWQTMINRPLDVTNNTGKCSIQVKVAGGGIVSQAGAIRHGIARALVAMDEELKPILKKNGLLTRDSRIKERKKYGLKRARKAQQYSKR; encoded by the coding sequence ATGGCTAATGAACAGTATTACCATGGTGTTGGTAAAAGAAAAACATCTATAGCACAGGTTAGATTATATAAAGAACCTGGTAGCGTAGTTGTCAATGGAAAACCTTTTACTGAGGCTTTTGGTTGGGATACATGGCAAACTATGATAAATAGACCATTAGACGTCACAAATAATACGGGTAAGTGCAGCATTCAGGTAAAGGTTGCTGGCGGTGGTATAGTTAGCCAGGCTGGTGCAATTAGACATGGAATTGCTAGAGCATTGGTAGCTATGGACGAGGAATTAAAACCAATTCTCAAAAAAAATGGGTTACTTACCAGAGATTCGAGAATCAAGGAACGAAAAAAATATGGGCTTAAACGCGCTCGTAAAGCTCAACAATATAGCAAGAGATAA